The uncultured Desulfuromonas sp. genome contains the following window.
GCGCAGGTTCTTGTTGGTTGCTGAAATCAGGCGAATGTCAATGGGTTGCGGTTTGGTGCCGCCGATGGGAGTGACTTCGCGCTCTTGAATAACACGCAATAGCTTGGCCTGGGAGCTCAAACTGATGTTTGACACTTCGTCGAGGAACAGGGTGCCGCCGTTGGCAACTTTAAACAGGCCGACTTTGGTCTGGCTGGCACCGGTGAACGATCCTTTCTCGTGACCGAACAGCTCACTTTCCAGCAGGCTCTCCGCGAGAGCGGTACAGTCAATGGCGACAAACGGCATGTCCTTGCGGCTACTGTTTTCGTGGATGGCGCGGGCCACCAGTTCTTTTCCGGTGCCGCTCTCGCCGGTAATCAAGACCGTACTGTCGGTGGGAGCGACTTGCAGAATTCGCCCATAGACTTTTTGCATCGCCTTGCTGTCACCCACGAAACGATGGAATCCGCGGTGTTCGTTGAGGGTGTTGCCGAGGCTGCCACCTTCGCCGGACAGTTTGCGTTGTTCGATGGCTTTGCTGACCATTTCCTTGACCTGCGGCGGCGTGAACGGTTTGGACAGATAATCAAAGGCACCGTTTTTAATGGCGTCGACGGCCGTTTCTACGGTAGCGTAGCCAGTGATGATGATCACCGGGACGTCTGGTTGCAGAATCTTGATGGATTTGAGCACTTCCATGCCACCCATGCCGGGCATTTTTAAATCGCTGATGACAACGGTAAAATCATCGATCTGAACTTTTTCAAGCGCCGTATGGCCGCTGGTCGCAGTGATAACCTCGTAGCCTTCCTGTTCAAGAATCCGTTTAACGGCTTCCCGGATAACGGCTTCGTCATCGACGACTAAAATGCGCGGCTGGGACATAGATATGAACTCCTCCTGGCGGCTTGTAAGCGGGTGGTGTAAAGCACCTTAGGTTCTATCCCACCTGCCGGATATTGTCAAGCTTCACCGCGCCTAGAGGCCCGATTTTACGGCCTTCAGGGCGAATCTGGCCAGGCAGGAGGGTGTGGGGTGGCCAGGACTGAATTTTGGAAAAATGCACTGCATAGAAAATCTATACAGTGAGTTGACTGTGTAGGGGAGCCGCTAGCTCCCTGTTTTACAGTGCTTTGTGACACAATCAAGTCTTTCAGACTGTATGGAAATTGTATACAGTTTCCAATTTTGGTGCAAGGGTGTTTCTTTTAAGTCTCTGTAAATAAATGATTATTACGATTTTGTTTCTTGATGGAACACTCCTTGCTAATCAAATAGGCAAACGACGATGGTGTCGTGTGCAAACCGCAGTCCGGGATAACCCGGACAAACGATTCAATGTGATGTAGTTGGCTAAAGTTCGAGGAAGGAGCGTCGGTACAAATGAAACGATTATTGTTGTGTTATGCGG
Protein-coding sequences here:
- a CDS encoding sigma-54 dependent transcriptional regulator translates to MSQPRILVVDDEAVIREAVKRILEQEGYEVITATSGHTALEKVQIDDFTVVISDLKMPGMGGMEVLKSIKILQPDVPVIIITGYATVETAVDAIKNGAFDYLSKPFTPPQVKEMVSKAIEQRKLSGEGGSLGNTLNEHRGFHRFVGDSKAMQKVYGRILQVAPTDSTVLITGESGTGKELVARAIHENSSRKDMPFVAIDCTALAESLLESELFGHEKGSFTGASQTKVGLFKVANGGTLFLDEVSNISLSSQAKLLRVIQEREVTPIGGTKPQPIDIRLISATNKNLRELSNEGDFREDLYFRLNTIPIDMPPLRERSGDLPLLVGYFLRKFADEINKEIKGVSPAAMNLLEDYNFPGNVRELEHMIERAVVLASGDMIMPGDLGMHGDELVGAGDDDGYVPATTEELKEMKRKLREEAVKPIEKSFVLEALKRNDWNITRASEDVGMLRPNFQALMKKLQVSARDRKVD